Proteins encoded together in one Phyllostomus discolor isolate MPI-MPIP mPhyDis1 chromosome 6, mPhyDis1.pri.v3, whole genome shotgun sequence window:
- the RPL27A gene encoding 60S ribosomal protein L27a gives MPSRLRKTRKLRGHVSHGHGRIGKHRKHPGGRGNAGGLHHHRINFDKYHPGYFGKVGMRHYHLKRNQSFCPTVNLDKLWTLVSEQTRVNAAKNKTGAAPIIDVVRSGYYKVLGKGKLPKQPVIVKAKFFSRRAEEKIKSVGGACVLVA, from the exons ATG CCATCCAGACTGAGGAAGACCCGGAAACTTCGGGGCCACGTGAGCCACGGCCACGGCCGCATCG GCAAACACAGGAAGCACCCGGGAGGCCGAGGTAATGCTGGTGGCCTGCATCATCACAGGATCAACTTTGACAAATA TCACCCAGGTTACTTTGGGAAAGTTGGTATGAGGCACTACCACTTAAAGAGGAACCAGAGCTTCTGCCCCACTGTCAACCTGGATAAACTATGGACCTTGGTCAGTGAGCAGACGCGGGTCAATGCTGCCAAAAACAAGACCGGAGCCGCTCCCATCATTGATGTGGTGCGATCG gGCTACTACAAAGTTCTGGGGAAGGGAAAGCTCCCAAAGCAGCCTGTCATTGTGAAAGCCAAATTCTTCAGCAGAAGAGCTGAGGAGAAGATTAAGAGTGTTGGTGGGGCTTGTGTGCTGGTAGCTTGA